Proteins encoded by one window of Microplitis mediator isolate UGA2020A chromosome 1, iyMicMedi2.1, whole genome shotgun sequence:
- the LOC130671576 gene encoding 40S ribosomal protein S6 — protein sequence MKLNVSYPATGCQKLIEIVDEHKVRIFYEKRMGAEIEADSLGDEWKGYVVRIAGGNDKQGFPMKQGVLTNGRVRLLLSKGHSCYRPRRTGERKRKSVRGCIVDANLSVLALVIVKKGEQEIPGLTDKTLPRRLGPKRAGKIRKLFNLTKDDDVREFVVKRPVQKEGKKERFHAPKIQRLITPVTLQRKRHRVALKKRRCLQRKEQAAEYAKLLAQRQKEAKARRAEEIKRKRSASMRDSKSSSQSAPVATK from the exons ATGAAG CTGAACGTATCATACCCGGCCACAGGATGCCAAAAACTGATCGAAATCGTAGACGAGCACAAGGTCAGAATCTTCTACGAAAAGCGTATGGGCGCTGAAATAGAAGCTGACTCTCTTGGTGATGAATGGAAAGGATACGTTGTCCGCATTGCTGGTGGAAATGACAAGCAAGGATTCCCAATGAAACAGGGAGTCTTGACCAATG gaCGTGTAAGATTGTTGCTTTCCAAGGGCCACTCTTGCTATCGGCCACGTCGTACTGGTGAACGTAAACGTAAATCTGTTCGTGGTTGCATTGTCGACGCAAATCTCTCCGTCTTGGCACTTGTCATCGTCAAAAAAGGAGAACAG gAAATTCCTGGGCTTACCGACAAAACTTTGCCCCGTCGTTTGGGACCAAAAAGAGCCGGAAAAATCCGTAAGCTCTTTAATTTAACTAAAGACGATGATGTACGTGAGTTCGTTGTCAAACGACCTGTTCAAAAAGAAGGCAAGAAAGAACGTTTCCATGCCCCCAAGATCCAACGTCTTATCACTCCCGTTACTCTtcag cGCAAACGTCATAGAGTAGCTTTGAAAAAGAGACGCTGTCTTCAACGTAAAGAACAAGCTGCTGAATACGCCAAGCTCTTGGCTCAAAGACAGAAGGAGGCTAAGGCCAGACGTGCTGAAGAAATCAAGAGAAAACGCAGTGCTTCAATGCGTGACTCTAAATCCTCTAGCCAATCGGCACCTGTCGCTACCAAGTAA